The Mytilus edulis chromosome 12, xbMytEdul2.2, whole genome shotgun sequence genome contains a region encoding:
- the LOC139497433 gene encoding uncharacterized protein: MDDSQHFTGSGYEVDPLEEYVHNLQDTHVDTPHKNFDSISVRSGTDSEVSTSEYEAAYDWQTQRHKKRKINISPGLKTYSESLQSTIKKAPTRRRLEVKKTVSKAKKFFAVVTCVDTEIKLGLKNPILIQKLFNKTVGIIKTLNKTKTGNLFVECFDVNQFNELKKLNKLGEWEIRVNIPKIMSTSVGCIYRTPSDISIDQVKEALEAYNVIKVEEMFFYDKVKKQKEIPKDWKHSVVIPCLKQGKDSSDPLSYRPIALTSNFNKILEKMVNNRLRWFLEKNNLYNPNQSGFRKNKNILQQCIRLDNEIHKTFAKKYITVGVFIDFQKAFDMLWKHGLLKKMVNFGIKGNLLAYVNNYLTSRTLQVKINNTFSETYFVENGTPQGSCISPTLFNIMVNDLSTCLQDCEISQFADDGAIWKSGSCIKFLQKKIQLDLDNICKWCSTWGFKISPSKTVAMIFTRRNNINISLKLGNHTLEIVKEIKFLGLIFDRNLTWQKHIQSLQTKCLKVINCMRVLTGTRWGATSNTLRTIYISLIRSKLDYGCDNSASFSTKKCLDKIQNQALRICTGSMRSASLKALQVEMGDPPLEIRRQSLIAKAFLNMTSFDNSHPAKAAVNDTFIFDYYSKNVKRKPFPITARDFLAQNKFSTEYIYRYSECPCPPWHIEKSLVKTQLQDKISKKDLPHLIKSEAEILIDSEYSKHLQIFTDGSKDPHGNTSCAYVVPELKIKKGFKLPNYISIFMSELMAIFVSLLWLEDFKPIKTVIFVDSLSALQAIRAPIFKVKNQILYDIHLILTSLKKGGSEIIFEWIPSHVGVMGNESADLQAKNALNLDNCIDFIPLFKEDIKTVCKNFLKNSWQKDWETNKDRSLFKIIDKLRHIMLYSPTSKHQDSYLHYIERNTQKKLFAEDKEQYSPRERYL, from the exons ATGGATGACAGTCAACATTTTACAGGGAGTGGATATGAGGTAGATCCCCTTGAAGAGTACGTGCATAATTTACAAGATACTCATGTTGATACCCCACATAAGAATTTTGATTCTATTAGTGTTAGGTCAGGTACTGACAGTGAAGTCAGTACGTCTGAATACGAAGCAGCCTATGATTGGCAAACCCAGCGCCATAAGAAAAGGAAGATTAATATCTCTCCTGGTTTAAAAACTTATAGTGAAAGTTTACAAAGCACTATCAAGAAAGCTCCTACTAGAAGGAGACTAGAAGTGAAAAAAACTGTTAGCAAAGCGAAGAAGTTTTTCGCTGTTGTTACATGTGTTGATACAGAAATAAAACTGGGTCTTAAAAACCCTATTTTAATACAAAAACTGTTTAACAAAACAGTTGgtataattaaaactttaaataaaactaaaacagGCAATTTATTTGTAGAGTGTTTTGATGTAAATCaatttaatgagttaaaaaagctCAACAAATTAGGTGAGTGGGAAATCAGAGTTAATATTCCCAAAATTATGTCCACTTCTGTGGGGTGTATTTATAGAACCCCATCAGATATAAGTATTGATCAGGTTAAAGAAGCCCTAGAGGCATATAATGTTATCAAGGTAGAAGAAATGTTCTTCTACGATAAAGTAAAGAAACAGAAG GAGATTCCTAAAGACTGGAAACATTCTGTGGTCATCCCTTGTTTAAAACAAGGAAAAGATTCCAGTGATCCGTTGTCTTATAGGCCTATAGCTTTGACctctaattttaataaaattttggaaAAGATGGTAAATAACCGATTAAGatggtttttagaaaaaaataatttatataatccAAACCAAAGTGGATttcgcaaaaataaaaatattttacagcAATGTATTAGACTTGataatgaaatacataaaacttTTGCTAAGAAATATATTACTGTTGGCGTTTTCATAGATTTTCAAAAGGCTTTTGATATGCTATGGAAACACGGATTATTAAAGAAAATGGTTAATTTTGGTATTAAAGGAAATTTGCTAGCTTATGTCAATAATTATTTAACATCAAGAACACTacaagttaaaataaataatactttttcagaaacttattttgttgaaaatggtACCCCACAAGGGAGTTGTATAAGTCCCACTTTATTTAATATCATGGTTAATGATTTATCAACATGTTTACAAGACTGTGAGATTTCACAATTTGCAGATGACGGTGCTATATGGAAATCAGGTTCATGTATTAAGTTCTTACAGAAGAAAATCCAACTAGACTTGGATAATATTTGTAAATGGTGCTCTACATGGGGCTTTAAAATTTCTCCAAGTAAAACTGTTGCTATGATATTTACAAGaagaaacaatataaatatatctttaaaacttGGTAATCACACATTAGAAATAgttaaagaaattaaatttttagGATTAATTTTTGACAGAAATTTAACTTGGCAAAAACATATCCAAAGTTTACAAACAAAGTGTCTAAAAGTTATTAACTGTATGAGAGTTCTTACAGGAACAAGATGGGGCGCAACCAGCAATACCCTTAGAACTATTTATATTTCCTTGATTAGATCAAAACTTGATTATGGATGTGATAATTCAGCTTCTTTTAGTACTAAAAAATGTCtagataaaattcaaaatcagGCATTACGTATATGTACTGGTTCAATGAGATCAGCTTCCTTGAAAGCTTTGCAAGTTGAAATGGGAGATCCACCTTTAGAAATAAGAAGACAAAGTCTAATAGCAAAagcttttttaaatatgactagtTTTGACAACTCACACCCGGCTAAAGCCGCGGTAAATgacactttcatttttgattatTACTCCAAAAACGTTAAACGAAAACCCTTTCCAATAACAGCAAGAGATTTTCTAGCTCAAAACAAATTTTCTACTgaatatatttatagatattcAGAATGTCCATGTCCACCATGGCATATCGAAAAATCATTAGTTAAAACACAACTTCAggataaaataagtaaaaaggaTCTGCCACATTTAATTAAAAGTGAGGCCGAAATATTAATCGACTCAGAATATTCaaaacatttgcaaatatttacaGATGGATCTAAAGACCCACATGGTAATACAAGTTGTGCATATGTTGTTCcagaacttaaaataaaaaaaggttttaaactaCCAAactatatttctatatttatgtCAGAATTAATGGCAATATTTGTAAGTCTTTTATGGCTAGAAGATTTTAAACCTATTAAAACCGTAATTTTTGTAGATTCTTTGTCAGCTCTTCAAGCCATCAGAGCTCctatttttaaagtaaagaatcaaattttatacgatattcatttaattttgactTCACTTAAAAAAGGTGGATCAGAAATTATATTTGAATGGATACCAAGTCATGTCGGAGTAATGGGCAACGAAAGTGCAGATTTACAAGCCAAAAACGCACTTAATTTAGACAACTGCATAGATTTTATACCTCTCTTTAAAGAAGACATTAAAACTGTCTgtaaaaattttctgaaaaattcaTGGCAAAAAGATTGGGAAACAAACAAAGATAggtcattatttaaaattatagataaa TTAAGACATATCATGCTATATTCACCTACATCAAAACACCAGGATAGCTACCTTCACTATATAGAAAGAAATACACAAAAGAAACTCTTTGCTGAAGATAAGGAACAGTACTCACCAAGAGAGcgatatctttaa
- the LOC139497155 gene encoding probable methyltransferase-like protein 24 gives MANLGCDVFAFDPSMGNTGEHVRPSGVHFYPIGLGSKSMDDFTPRIDNYVKKNSGQKWKIRTLGDLVKELHHSERPIDMLKIDVESYEWEIIPNILQSGLVPRIKQMNMEFQIFEDTPPEGIPHFLNVYKAMKKAGFKQFHCRPSVTLKKNDLKNKRLVSECAYVNVNYAFRK, from the exons ATGGCTAACTTAGGATGTGATGTCTTTGCTTTCGATCCTAG TATGGGAAATACTGGTGAGCACGTGAGACCATCTGGGGTCCATTTCTACCCAATTGGATTGGGTTCAAAGTCCATGGATGACTTTACTCCACGCATAGATAACTACGTCAAAAAAAATTCTGGTCAGAAATGGAAAATAAGAACACTAGGAGACCTCGTGAAGGAGTTACACCACAGCGAG aggcCTATTGATATGCTGAAAATTGATGTAGAATCATATGAATGGGAAATCATTCCAAATATATTACAAAGTGGTTTAGTTCCCcgtataaaacaaatgaacatgGAGTTTCAAATTTTTGAGGACACGCCACCGGAAGGAATTCCGCATTTTCTAAATGTGTACAAAGCGATGAAGAAAGCTGGTTTCAAACAGTTTCATTGTAGGCCATCTGTTACTCTCAAGAAAAACGATTTGAAAAACAAGCGCCTTGTTTCTGAATGTGCTTATGTAAATGTTAATTATGCGTTTAGAAAATGA